One window of Quercus robur chromosome 5, dhQueRobu3.1, whole genome shotgun sequence genomic DNA carries:
- the LOC126729048 gene encoding serine/threonine-protein phosphatase 7 long form homolog yields the protein MQQVGNVDPGPTVGTQLTRQPVHRSTLLWETPAGQVVPGVLNCRRRSCKLPEHGLDPRIARYITEAGFEGLFKVPNLEVDHALITALVERWRPETHTFHLPHGEMSITLQDIEVMLGVPVDGLPITGAVKMDWPTLCLELLGHRPPDPIPHPHENTSILAGARLRFTWLDALFSGPLAADATDEVVQQHARYHILDRLGTILFMDKSADRVSVLPLQFLNPISNAKRYSWGSGALAWLYRHLCKASESKAKQIGGAVMLVQLWAYSRFPLICPVMRLPLPPVEAGPLANRYVI from the exons ATGCAGCAAGTGGGAAATGTGGATCCTGGACCGACGGTTGGTACACAGTTGACGCGGCAGCCGGTTCATCGATCCACGCTGCTTTGGGAGACGCCAGCCGGTCAG GTAGTGCCAGGCGTGCTAAACTGCAGACGCCGAAGTTGCAAGTTACCCGAGCATGGGCTTGACCCACGGATTGCTCGGTACATAACTGAGGCGGGTTTTGAAGGGTTATTCAAGGTCCCAAACTTGGAAGTGGATCATGCGTTGATCACAGCACTAGTTGAGCGTTGGCGTCCGGAGACGCACACATTCCACCTACCGCATGGAGAGATGAGCATCACCTTACAAGATATTGAGGTGATGCTAGGGGTTCCTGTTGATGGGTTGCCAATTACTGGGGCTGTGAAGATGGATTGGCCTACGTTGTGTCTTGAGTTATTGGGTCATCGTCCACCAGACCCGATACCGCATCCCCATGAGAACACCTCTATCCTTGCTGGGGCGAGGCTCAGATTCACGTGGCTGGATGCACTATTTAGTGGGCCCCTAGCTGCGGATGCTACTGATGAGGTGGTGCAGCAACATGCGCGCTATCACATACTCGATCGGTTGGGGACGATTTTGTTTATGGATAAGTCAGCAGACCGGGTGTCGGTGCTGCCTCTACAGTTCCTAAACCCAATCAGCAACGCGAAGAGGTACAGTTGGGGTAGTGGGGCATTAGCCTGGTTGTACAGGCACTTATGCAAGGCATCGGAGTCGAAGGCGAAGCAGATTGGTGGAGCAGTGATGTTGGTGCAGCTGTGGGCGTATTCGAGGTTCCCATTGATATGCCCTGTTATGAGGTTGCCACTACCGCCAGTGGAGGCAGGTCCCCTTGCCAATCGGTATGTTATTTGA
- the LOC126728028 gene encoding uncharacterized protein LOC126728028 yields the protein MKQVPPDIVDMSVHLHKISLQGKLDKDWVQEHAVYIDRWAHREEHIADAPALDGDTTYLAAYMESYRKTTRRYITRDSAYWEIMVESTVELLLQCEPNSAVYNHLKRTLDLVGEMSRAALENARATVTEASTQATGRGGGGRGSRGRGHSGGRAYSGGRGRGHEDDDVLDDEALEGDWGMYMDGVGSSRCTSDAAAQPSHPPGHENSAEHTSCAQAGPRSPPPTRLSPPLFADSAHDGGCIFVPTPGRPTPPVVQAEPTQDPSLPNPDEPAAQIEQIQGENIVPVHGLRRSLRTDIHPPGCGTGDGKTRPAKAIVRKRKDR from the exons ATGAAGCAAGTGCCACCGGATATTGTAGATATGTCCGTTCATCTCCACAAAATCTCCCTCCAAGGTAAACTAGATAAGGATTGGGTGCAAGAGCATGCTGTCTACATTGACCGATGGGCCCATAGAGAGGAACATATTGCTGATGCACCGGCATTGGATGGGGACACGACATACCTTGCTGCTTACATGGAGTCGTACCGAAAGACGACGAGACGGTACATTACACGCGACTCGGCGTATTGGGAAATAATG GTTGAGTCCACTGTGGAATTACTATTGCAATGCGAACCAAACTCCGCAGTGTACAACCACCTGAAGAGGACGCTGGATCTTGTCGGAGAGATGAGCCGAGCGGCATTGGAGAATGCGCGTGCCACGGTGACTGAGGCGAGCACACAGGCCACAGGCCGTGGTGGGGGAGGTCGTGGGTCTAGAGGGCGTGGACACAGTGGAGGTCGTGCATACAGTGGAGGTCGTGGACGTGGTCACGAGGATGACGATGTCTTGG ATGATGAGGCGTTGGAGGGCGACTGGGGCATGTACATGGATGGTGTCGGGTCATCGCGATGCACGTCTGACGCTGCTGCCCAGCCATCCCACCCCCCTGGCCATGAGAATAGTGCAGAACACACATCCTGTGCCCAAGCTGGCCCTCGGTCCCCACCACCCACTCGGCTGTCTCCCCCATTGTTTGCCGACTCTGCCCACGACGGTGGCTGTATATTTGTACCCACCCCTGGCCGACCGACACCACCTGTAGTTCAAGCTGAGCCCACCCAGGACCCTTCACTTCCTAACCCTGATGAACCGGCTGCACAAATCGAACAGATACAGGGTGAGAATATAGTGCCGGTACATGGGTTGCGAAGATCACTTCGCACTGACATACATCCCCCTGGTTGTGGGACCGGCGACG GTAAGACGAGACCGGCGAAGGCAATTGTGAGGAAACGAAAAGATCGTTGA